TGATCTTTGAAAGCTCACGGCAATACGGGCTGGACCTGCCTTTGACCGCCGTTGTCAGCCTGGCTTTTCTCTTTTTGTTAAGGTCGGAATACTTTACCCGGTTGAAATATTCCGTTCTTTTCGGGCTTGCCGCGGGAGCGGGGATGCTCATCAAAGGTCAATTCATTTTCTTTTTGGCGGCGCCTTTTGTATTGACCGCGGGGGTTTATTTATTCGCGGACAGCCCGCGTAAGCTGACCGCGGGTGTTTGCCGGAATATCTGCGTTTCGGTTTTACTCGCGGTGCTGATATCCAGCCTTTGGTGGGCGGGAAAGATCGACGCTGTTTTAAACTCCTTGCTCGAGCACGGAGCCAGCGCGCAAAAGTTCCTGGAAAGCAATACGGTTACCCGGATGTATGCCCCGGAATATTACCTGTATAACATAAGAACCCTGTTTTTTGATTCGCTGGGCGTTGTCTTCGGCATTGCTTTTCTGCCGGCTTTTTTATTTTTCATCCGCGCAAAGATCCGGGATCGCTGGATTTTCCTGGCCTGGCTGCTGTTGCCCATAGCGCTTTTTTCGGCCATTTTCGTGGTAAAGCATGAGCGTTTCCTTATGCCGGTTCTGCCGGTGATAGCTCTGATCAGCGCCTGGGGCGTGTGCCGGCTGAAAAATTTGCGGATCAGGCTGACAGCCGTGCTGGGCCTGGTTATTTTAAGCCTGGCGCAATATTACGCGCTTTCTTATCACAATTTCTGGTATGAGACCCGTTTTGAGGATAAGACCTCTGTTTCGCTCATCGGTTCTTCGTCATACGGCCGCTCGCCGTACGTGCGTAAGCCGTATTATGACCGGGAAAAACTGGATTTGATCCGTAAAGCGGCAAGGATCGTGTCCGGGTCTTTTACCGGCAAGGGCGAGCGCGCAGTGGGCGTGGCCATGCTCGGCGGGCATGTTTCTGTGTTTGAAACGATGTACTGGATGTATTTTTTTGACCCGCGCATCCGCGTGTTGGATTGGCTGGAGCATTATGAGGATTTTTACCTCGCGTTCCCGGAATTAGAATATGTCATAATATGCTCGTATCGGTCCGAAGGCTTATCCTGGCCGCGAGGCCGGGAATTTATGGAATCGGCTGAGAGGAACCGGTGGGTGAGAATAAGGATGTCTAAATATTTCTTCGGCTGGGAAAAGAAATTCAACGCCTTTGTCCAGGCGGAAAAAGACTTTGAACTGGTTGAGACCCTGGATTTCGGCAACGGAATAACCTGGTATATCCACAAAAGGAAAGATTTAGAATGAAGGTGATCTTTATTACCAGGGAAGGCTATGCCCTGGCCGGGGCCAGGATAAGGTGTTATAACCTTTCCCGCGAACTCCGCTCATGCGGCGTTTCCGCCGAGGTGCTCTCATTTGCCGATACCCTTGGCGCGTTGGACGGAGCGAACGAGTCCCGGATGGGTTTGCCCCGGAAATTGAAGCTGAACCTTCGCGCCTATAAACTGCTTTGCGCGGATAAGGACGCGATATTTTATATCCAGCGCTTCAATTACCACAGTTTTGCCCCGTTCTTCGCGAGTTTGCGTCAAGGGAACCGTATTATTTTGGACCTGGATGATTGGGAGATGCGCGATGATCCCCGGTATTACCTGGGTTTTTATCCGTCTTCCAAGGCGCATTATTTCACCGGTTTGCTTGCCCGGCGCAGCGTGTTTTGTGTGGCCGCCAGCCGATTCCTGGAAGGATTTTTAAGAGGTTTCAACGATAATGTCCTGTATCTGCCTTCCGGAGTGGATACGCGTTTGTTCAAACCTGCAGGCGTTCCATTGGAGAAGGGGAACGAATTCATTTTTTCCTGGATCGGGACGCTGCATCGCAAAGAATATATCGAGAACCTGGATTTCGCCATAAATTGCTTCCGCAAGCTGCGCGAAGGATATCCGGATATTTATTTCGATATACTGGCAGACGGGATATACCGCGAGGATCTTTTGAAATTGGTCCGGGGATGGGGCGACAGCCATATCAGGCTGAAAAACTGGATACATCCGGATAAAGTGCCCGGATATCTGGATACGGTCAGCGCCGGGTTGTTCCCCGCGGTAAGCCGGAATAAATTCAATCTGGCCAAAAGCCCGACCAAGCTTTTTGAATATATGGCAATGGGAAAGCCCACGGTCTCCAGCAATGCGGGTGAGGCTTCTTTTATCGTCAGGCACAACGAGAACGGCCTGTTGGCCGCTGATCAAGACGGGTTTGTTGGCGCGATGGGCGCCCTTGTCCGGGATCAACCCTTATGTCAAAGGCTGGGATCCAGCGCCCGTAAGACAGTGGAAGATAAGTATTCCTTGAAGTCGCTCGGTTTAAAGCTTTGCCAATCC
This genomic interval from Candidatus Omnitrophota bacterium contains the following:
- a CDS encoding glycosyltransferase family 39 protein, giving the protein MAIKNKYWVVVCLALIVCFHLANNYIWLANSTDIVGVDVANHLYHQLRFHDKFKEIIFSPYYCPAEKITGFIGLFHSSMAFPSCVYWPNLVYFFSSVFALAFGTALLTVKMGGFFYLLALFLSVYAIGKRMGGRGCGVLSAFFISMYPLIFESSRQYGLDLPLTAVVSLAFLFLLRSEYFTRLKYSVLFGLAAGAGMLIKGQFIFFLAAPFVLTAGVYLFADSPRKLTAGVCRNICVSVLLAVLISSLWWAGKIDAVLNSLLEHGASAQKFLESNTVTRMYAPEYYLYNIRTLFFDSLGVVFGIAFLPAFLFFIRAKIRDRWIFLAWLLLPIALFSAIFVVKHERFLMPVLPVIALISAWGVCRLKNLRIRLTAVLGLVILSLAQYYALSYHNFWYETRFEDKTSVSLIGSSSYGRSPYVRKPYYDREKLDLIRKAARIVSGSFTGKGERAVGVAMLGGHVSVFETMYWMYFFDPRIRVLDWLEHYEDFYLAFPELEYVIICSYRSEGLSWPRGREFMESAERNRWVRIRMSKYFFGWEKKFNAFVQAEKDFELVETLDFGNGITWYIHKRKDLE
- a CDS encoding glycosyltransferase family 4 protein; this encodes MKVIFITREGYALAGARIRCYNLSRELRSCGVSAEVLSFADTLGALDGANESRMGLPRKLKLNLRAYKLLCADKDAIFYIQRFNYHSFAPFFASLRQGNRIILDLDDWEMRDDPRYYLGFYPSSKAHYFTGLLARRSVFCVAASRFLEGFLRGFNDNVLYLPSGVDTRLFKPAGVPLEKGNEFIFSWIGTLHRKEYIENLDFAINCFRKLREGYPDIYFDILADGIYREDLLKLVRGWGDSHIRLKNWIHPDKVPGYLDTVSAGLFPAVSRNKFNLAKSPTKLFEYMAMGKPTVSSNAGEASFIVRHNENGLLAADQDGFVGAMGALVRDQPLCQRLGSSARKTVEDKYSLKSLGLKLCQSLKTL